From a region of the Tenggerimyces flavus genome:
- a CDS encoding phage tail protein: MRGLVSDLVNPQPLLGILPSLYHEDDVTVRFMSAFDDSLAPVFSTLDNFSTYLDPSLAPDDFVRLLAHWVASFDDVRLPESRRRLLVSRAVELHALRGTRAGLEETILVACGVSATVSESGGTSWSSEAGGSPPGSARAEIVVRVAGTADVGLVTRVVEALRPAHVPARVEVVEEGGGS; this comes from the coding sequence ATGCGTGGGCTGGTCTCGGACCTGGTGAATCCTCAGCCGCTGTTGGGCATTCTGCCGTCGCTGTATCACGAGGACGACGTGACGGTGCGGTTCATGTCGGCGTTCGACGACAGCTTGGCGCCGGTGTTCTCGACGTTGGACAACTTCTCGACGTACCTCGATCCCTCGTTGGCGCCGGACGACTTCGTGCGGCTGTTGGCGCACTGGGTGGCCTCGTTCGACGACGTGCGGCTGCCGGAGTCGCGGCGGCGGTTGCTGGTCTCGCGGGCGGTGGAGTTGCACGCGCTGCGCGGGACGCGGGCCGGGTTGGAGGAAACGATCCTGGTCGCCTGCGGGGTGTCCGCGACGGTGTCGGAGTCGGGCGGGACGTCCTGGTCGTCCGAGGCGGGTGGCTCGCCGCCCGGCTCAGCTCGCGCCGAGATCGTGGTGCGGGTGGCAGGAACGGCGGACGTGGGACTGGTGACGCGCGTGGTGGAGGCGCTCCGGCCGGCGCACGTGCCGGCGCGGGTCGAGGTGGTCGAGGAAGGCGGCGGATCGTGA
- a CDS encoding putative baseplate assembly protein, giving the protein MTLPAPNLDDRRFQDLVDDAKRLIQQRCPEWTDHNVSDPGVTLVEAFATMVDQLLYRLNRVPERHYLRFLDLVGVQLFPPAAARTDVTFWLSAAQPEEVTVHAGTEVATVRTEHDEAVGFTTTDELPIVPCELAAVSTRLAEEAPTDRSIELRDGLGFEVFSHTPVPGDTFYIGLTNAVPSCAVLLEFTCRVEGVGVNPLDPPLRWEAWDGNDWVPCVVDRDETGGLNKPGEVVLHVPRGHVPSVIAQQRAGWIRCVLLAPEEGQPFYSASPTVSELAASTVGGTTSVVHAEPILAEEVGRSDGTPGQQFRLQRAPVVRSDEPEVLEVGSDTGWESWELVEDFTQSGPVDRHFVLDRQSGVLRLGPAVREPDGTYRQHGLAPAKGAVLRIRRYRTGGGSAGNVGAQALRVLKTSIPFVSRVENRSPALGGVDGEGVSDAMVRGPLELRTRQRAVTPEDYELLARDAAPDLARVHCVPASSEDPDPNVVRLLVVPGVPGDPSSQLDFLALRPADEVLSRVATHLEPRRTLGARLLVEPPFYRGVTVVAKLQARYDAAPRRLRVAAVTALYEFLHPLVGGPAGTGWPLGRAVQTGDIHACLQRVEGVDSVDDVRLYAADPVQGTRAETPLQRIELGRTELAFSFEHQVLVQ; this is encoded by the coding sequence ATGACCTTGCCGGCTCCCAACCTCGACGACCGACGGTTCCAGGACCTGGTCGACGACGCGAAGCGACTGATCCAGCAGCGTTGTCCGGAGTGGACCGACCACAACGTGTCCGACCCCGGTGTCACGCTGGTCGAGGCGTTCGCGACGATGGTCGACCAGCTGCTGTACCGGCTGAACCGCGTGCCTGAGCGGCACTATCTGCGCTTCCTCGATCTGGTCGGCGTGCAGTTGTTTCCGCCGGCCGCGGCGCGGACCGACGTGACGTTCTGGCTGTCCGCCGCGCAGCCCGAAGAGGTCACCGTGCACGCGGGGACCGAGGTCGCGACCGTACGCACCGAGCACGACGAGGCCGTGGGGTTCACGACCACGGACGAGCTGCCGATCGTGCCGTGCGAGCTCGCCGCGGTGTCGACTCGGTTGGCTGAGGAGGCTCCGACCGATCGGTCGATCGAGCTGCGGGACGGGCTGGGCTTCGAGGTGTTCTCGCACACTCCGGTGCCGGGTGACACGTTCTATATCGGGCTGACGAACGCCGTTCCCTCCTGTGCGGTGCTGTTGGAGTTCACCTGCCGGGTCGAGGGTGTGGGCGTCAACCCGTTGGATCCGCCCCTGCGTTGGGAGGCGTGGGACGGCAACGACTGGGTGCCGTGTGTGGTCGACCGGGACGAGACCGGTGGGTTGAACAAGCCGGGCGAGGTGGTGCTGCACGTTCCGCGCGGGCACGTGCCTTCGGTGATCGCGCAGCAGCGGGCTGGGTGGATCCGGTGCGTGTTGCTCGCGCCGGAGGAGGGTCAGCCGTTCTACAGCGCTTCGCCGACGGTGTCGGAGCTCGCGGCTTCGACCGTGGGTGGCACGACGAGTGTGGTGCACGCGGAGCCGATCTTGGCCGAGGAGGTCGGGCGGAGCGACGGCACGCCGGGGCAGCAGTTCCGGCTGCAGCGCGCGCCGGTGGTGCGTTCCGACGAGCCCGAGGTGCTGGAGGTGGGCAGCGACACCGGCTGGGAGTCGTGGGAGCTGGTGGAGGACTTCACCCAGTCGGGACCGGTGGATCGGCACTTCGTGCTGGACCGGCAGTCTGGCGTTCTGCGGTTGGGTCCTGCTGTTCGCGAGCCTGACGGGACGTACCGGCAGCATGGCCTTGCTCCCGCGAAGGGTGCGGTGCTGCGGATCCGCCGTTATCGCACCGGCGGTGGCTCGGCCGGCAACGTCGGGGCGCAGGCACTGCGGGTGCTGAAGACGTCGATCCCGTTCGTGTCCCGGGTCGAGAACCGCTCGCCTGCGCTGGGCGGGGTCGATGGCGAGGGCGTGTCGGACGCGATGGTGCGCGGGCCTCTGGAGTTGCGGACCCGGCAGCGGGCGGTGACACCGGAGGACTACGAGCTGCTGGCTCGGGACGCGGCGCCGGATCTCGCGCGGGTGCACTGCGTACCGGCCTCGTCCGAGGACCCCGATCCAAATGTGGTGCGGCTGTTGGTCGTCCCCGGGGTGCCCGGGGATCCGTCGAGCCAGCTGGACTTCCTGGCTTTGCGTCCCGCCGACGAGGTGCTGTCCCGGGTCGCTACGCACCTCGAGCCTCGGCGGACGTTGGGCGCGCGGCTGCTCGTGGAGCCGCCTTTCTATCGCGGCGTCACCGTGGTGGCGAAGCTTCAGGCAAGGTACGACGCGGCGCCGCGGCGGCTGCGGGTCGCGGCAGTGACGGCGTTGTACGAGTTCCTGCATCCGTTGGTGGGTGGGCCTGCGGGGACGGGCTGGCCGTTGGGTCGGGCGGTGCAGACGGGTGACATCCACGCGTGCCTGCAGCGGGTGGAGGGCGTGGACTCGGTGGACGACGTTCGGTTGTACGCGGCCGACCCGGTGCAGGGGACGCGGGCGGAGACGCCGTTGCAGCGGATCGAGCTGGGGCGGACCGAGCTGGCGTTCTCGTTCGAACATCAGGTGCTGGTCCAGTGA
- a CDS encoding CIS tube protein, which produces MAGNQVAMSSAGGSGGGRANLAKAYLELHEPMPASGAGAKVGGSTGRIEFQFNPNELTLKKTAKWKAEPARGAKKASPPEFQGAEPSKLTLEMFFDATDKMDASVVKTVDQLFGCCIPTDASLGKSKPVPPLVVFHWGALTGFPAYITSVTAKYTLFTPEGTPVRATCTVELQEMPVAAAKQNPTSGSLLPRRVHTLVAGESLAAVAYQEYGDPTLWRSLAEANAIDDPFRLTPGSTLMLPSADELAGAGR; this is translated from the coding sequence GTGGCAGGCAACCAGGTCGCGATGAGCTCCGCCGGCGGCAGCGGAGGTGGACGAGCGAACCTCGCGAAGGCGTACCTCGAGCTGCACGAGCCGATGCCGGCCTCCGGCGCCGGTGCGAAGGTCGGCGGCTCGACGGGCCGGATCGAGTTCCAGTTCAACCCGAACGAGCTCACGCTCAAGAAGACCGCCAAGTGGAAGGCCGAACCCGCGCGCGGCGCCAAGAAGGCAAGCCCGCCGGAGTTCCAGGGCGCGGAGCCGTCGAAGCTCACCTTGGAGATGTTCTTCGACGCGACCGACAAGATGGACGCGAGCGTGGTGAAGACGGTCGACCAGCTGTTCGGCTGCTGCATCCCGACCGACGCGAGCCTCGGCAAGAGCAAACCCGTTCCCCCGTTGGTCGTCTTCCACTGGGGTGCGCTCACCGGCTTCCCCGCGTACATCACGTCGGTCACGGCGAAGTACACGCTGTTCACGCCGGAAGGCACCCCCGTCCGCGCGACGTGCACGGTCGAGCTGCAGGAGATGCCGGTCGCCGCGGCCAAGCAGAATCCCACGTCCGGCAGCCTGCTCCCGCGCCGTGTGCACACGCTGGTGGCGGGCGAGTCCCTCGCCGCGGTGGCGTACCAGGAGTACGGCGACCCCACGCTGTGGCGGAGCCTCGCCGAGGCGAACGCGATCGACGACCCATTCCGGCTGACGCCGGGCAGCACGCTGATGCTGCCGTCCGCCGACGAGCTCGCCGGCGCGGGGAGGTAG
- a CDS encoding VgrG-related protein has translation MANAHFTSTLAVKVDGQPLPEDLAVLLVGSYVDDNLHLPDMFCLRFRDPDRLVLSKASIKIGGKLELLVNSAQDGTPATLMSGEVTALEAELDGTGTYTTVRGYDPSHRLHRGTRSETYQQVTYADVVRKVAQRAGLTPGKIDATSTVHPLLSQGNQSDWDFLREIADIVGYHLAVENGKLEFSQPTKASTAPGGPSEQVPTAIDLGSDLLQLRAAITAGGQVPNVEVRGWDPGAQQAVVAKAPSQTQSAVVGVTPQELASKFGAVPYVVSHQPHRTQATADAVAKAIADRVAGTFAEFEGVARGNPKLRAGIAISIGNLGAPFDGKYTLSRVRHVFEPDTGYTTMISVTGQQERSLLGLTAGTRGGSAVGTPGVAIGVVTDVRDPEKLGRVKVKLPWLRDDFETSWARVLQLGAGAGRGALVLPEVGDEVLLAFEQGDLDAPYVLGGLFSAKNSPSKGQLADVGSSGKVERRALVSRTGHALELLEGQQKKGIWLHTGDDKLKLVMDGTETAITVQSDGKVIVEAKQDVSIEGQKIALSAKSGITMDAGGGNVEVKGVNVELTGSAAAKLSAPNVSIDGQAKAELKGGAMAEIKAALVKIN, from the coding sequence ATGGCGAACGCGCACTTCACCAGCACCCTCGCGGTCAAGGTCGACGGCCAGCCGCTGCCCGAGGACCTCGCGGTGCTGCTCGTCGGTTCGTACGTCGACGACAACCTGCACCTGCCGGACATGTTCTGCCTGCGCTTCCGCGACCCCGACCGGCTCGTGCTGTCGAAGGCGAGCATCAAGATCGGCGGCAAGCTCGAACTGCTGGTGAACTCCGCGCAGGACGGAACGCCCGCCACGTTGATGAGCGGCGAGGTCACCGCGCTCGAAGCCGAGCTGGACGGGACCGGGACGTACACCACGGTCCGCGGATACGACCCGTCGCATCGCCTTCACCGCGGCACTCGCAGCGAGACGTACCAGCAGGTGACGTACGCCGACGTGGTCCGCAAGGTCGCCCAACGCGCCGGACTCACGCCCGGCAAGATCGACGCGACGTCGACTGTCCATCCCCTGCTGTCCCAGGGAAACCAGTCCGACTGGGACTTCCTCCGCGAGATCGCCGACATCGTCGGCTACCACCTAGCGGTCGAGAACGGCAAGCTCGAGTTCTCCCAACCCACCAAGGCGTCCACCGCTCCGGGCGGCCCCAGCGAGCAGGTGCCGACGGCCATCGACCTCGGCAGCGACCTGCTGCAGCTGCGCGCCGCGATCACCGCCGGCGGTCAGGTGCCGAACGTCGAGGTCCGCGGTTGGGACCCGGGTGCGCAGCAGGCGGTCGTCGCCAAGGCGCCCAGCCAGACGCAGAGCGCGGTCGTCGGCGTCACGCCGCAGGAGCTCGCGAGCAAGTTCGGCGCGGTCCCGTACGTCGTGAGCCATCAGCCGCACCGGACGCAGGCGACCGCGGACGCGGTGGCGAAGGCGATCGCCGACCGGGTCGCGGGGACGTTCGCCGAGTTCGAGGGCGTGGCACGCGGGAATCCCAAGCTCCGTGCGGGAATCGCGATCTCGATCGGCAACCTCGGCGCACCGTTCGACGGCAAGTACACGCTGAGCCGCGTCCGCCACGTGTTCGAACCGGACACCGGGTACACGACGATGATCTCGGTGACCGGCCAGCAGGAACGGTCGCTGCTCGGGCTCACCGCCGGCACCCGGGGTGGCTCGGCGGTGGGCACGCCCGGCGTCGCGATCGGTGTCGTCACCGACGTGCGCGACCCGGAGAAGCTCGGCCGTGTCAAGGTGAAGTTGCCTTGGCTGCGCGACGACTTCGAGACCTCCTGGGCCCGGGTGCTGCAGCTCGGCGCCGGCGCCGGCCGTGGGGCGCTGGTGCTGCCCGAGGTCGGTGACGAGGTGCTGCTCGCGTTCGAGCAGGGCGACCTCGACGCGCCGTACGTCCTCGGCGGCCTGTTCAGCGCGAAGAACTCTCCGTCCAAGGGCCAGCTCGCCGACGTGGGCAGCAGCGGGAAGGTCGAACGTCGCGCGCTGGTGAGCCGTACCGGCCACGCCCTGGAACTGCTCGAAGGCCAACAGAAGAAGGGCATCTGGCTGCACACCGGCGACGACAAGCTCAAGCTCGTCATGGACGGCACCGAGACGGCCATCACCGTGCAGAGCGACGGCAAGGTGATCGTGGAAGCCAAGCAGGATGTCAGCATCGAGGGACAGAAGATCGCGCTGTCCGCCAAGTCCGGCATCACCATGGACGCCGGCGGCGGCAACGTCGAGGTGAAGGGCGTCAACGTCGAGTTGACGGGGTCGGCGGCCGCGAAGTTGTCCGCGCCGAACGTCAGCATCGACGGTCAGGCGAAGGCCGAGCTCAAGGGCGGAGCGATGGCCGAGATCAAGGCCGCGCTCGTCAAGATCAACTAG
- a CDS encoding PAAR domain-containing protein codes for MPPAARMGDPTGHPGVIAGPGVPTVLIGGKPAATVGTLHTCMFPPPAGPHPPTPIIPPGCPTVLIGGQPAARMGDLSACGAPIILGEPTVMIGG; via the coding sequence ATGCCACCCGCCGCGCGGATGGGCGACCCGACCGGGCATCCCGGCGTCATCGCGGGTCCCGGCGTGCCCACGGTGCTCATCGGCGGCAAGCCGGCCGCGACGGTGGGAACGCTGCACACCTGCATGTTCCCGCCTCCGGCCGGCCCGCATCCGCCGACGCCGATCATCCCGCCGGGCTGCCCGACCGTTCTCATCGGCGGGCAACCGGCGGCGCGGATGGGCGATCTGAGTGCGTGCGGCGCGCCGATCATCCTTGGCGAACCCACTGTGATGATTGGCGGTTGA
- a CDS encoding phage tail protein — protein sequence MTETTELPAFGVRFNVQVDDVDLGSFISCEGLGVEVVMEQRQEGGNNSYIWNLPSRVKYPNIKLTRPLTKETERVARWISGLAGGVRRRTGQITAMTTNGDVVARWGLVDVVPVRWTGPSLAKGNADVLTETIEIAHHGFIDTGA from the coding sequence ATGACCGAGACCACGGAACTCCCCGCGTTCGGCGTGCGCTTCAACGTCCAGGTCGACGACGTCGACCTGGGCTCGTTCATCAGCTGCGAGGGCCTCGGCGTCGAGGTCGTCATGGAACAACGCCAAGAGGGCGGCAACAACAGCTACATCTGGAACCTCCCCTCGCGCGTCAAGTACCCCAACATCAAGCTCACCAGGCCGCTCACCAAGGAGACCGAACGCGTCGCGCGCTGGATCTCCGGCCTCGCTGGCGGGGTACGGCGCCGGACCGGACAGATCACCGCGATGACCACCAACGGCGACGTCGTCGCGCGCTGGGGACTGGTCGACGTCGTCCCCGTGCGCTGGACCGGCCCGAGCCTCGCCAAGGGCAACGCCGACGTCCTCACCGAGACGATCGAGATCGCCCACCACGGCTTCATCGACACCGGCGCGTAA
- a CDS encoding GPW/gp25 family protein, translated as MSSEFVGAGWAFPLRTDATGRFALVRHEREIEESIRLILGTAPGERPMRPEFGCGIHEHVFAPADATTAGRIAADVRTALERWEPRIDLLDVVVLFDEVDNGTLYIDLHYSVRGTNDPRNLVFPFYVIPESESGQAALTTGGDR; from the coding sequence ATGTCGTCTGAGTTCGTCGGAGCCGGGTGGGCGTTCCCGTTGCGTACGGACGCGACCGGCCGCTTCGCGTTGGTCCGGCACGAACGTGAGATCGAAGAGAGCATCCGGCTGATCCTCGGCACCGCTCCCGGGGAACGGCCGATGCGGCCCGAGTTCGGGTGTGGGATCCACGAGCACGTGTTCGCACCGGCCGACGCGACGACCGCGGGGCGGATCGCGGCGGACGTCCGGACCGCGCTGGAGCGCTGGGAGCCACGGATCGACCTGCTCGACGTCGTCGTGCTGTTCGACGAGGTGGACAACGGGACGCTCTACATCGACCTGCACTACTCCGTACGAGGCACGAACGACCCACGCAACCTGGTGTTCCCGTTCTACGTGATCCCAGAAAGCGAATCCGGACAAGCCGCACTGACGACGGGAGGCGACCGATGA